The DNA region TCTCCATATGACATCAGTACATACTCCCTCCCCGTCAGGCGGATATCCCCCTGAATAGTATGCATCCTTATATATTGTCTTTTTCTCAACTTCCTTTCTAGCCTCATTTACTATATCTATTGGATCTGCTATCCCATTATTATTTTTATCTACTTTTGAACTTTCATCTGGGACTTCAACTTTATCAATTGGTAATTTATCAATAACTTTATCTATTATCTCATTACCTTTATCATATTGAATTTTTACATATATAATAAAAGTTACGAAGAGTACAACTCCCAATATAAAAAATATTTTTCTTTTTCTCATAGATCCCCCTAAAATTATACACAGATTAACGCATATATTTATATTTTATCCACAAATTCCTTTTATTTCTATACTAGATATGTTGATATCATTTGATTTAAGATATTATTAATAAAGTTTTATGAATTTAATTGATAGGTCTCCTTAATATGCTTCGTATACTAAATAGAAAGTAGGTGATATTTAAATGACTGATACTAAGATTATTAATGGACTAAGGGACCAAGACACAAAGTCTCTTGATCTTGTTATCGATAACTATGGAAAACTTATTTATGCAGTAATTAATAACATCCTGGATAGAAGTCACAATAAAAACTATATTGACGAATGCTTTGATGATATCCTACTGAATATTTGGTATAACATTGATTGCTTTGATGAAAATAAGGGAATATTTAAGAATTGGATTATATCAATAGCCAAATTTAAAGCAATTGATTACAAGAGAAAATTTTCTAGATCTCAAAGTAATGTAGATATTAGTTCTACAGACATAGCTGAATCTTCTAATATTGAAGAAGATTTGACCTTAAAAGAGGAATACGAAGAATTATTTAAATTAATAGAAAAATTAGGTGAAGTAGATAGAAATATCTTTTTAAAGAAATATATTAATGAAGAAAGCATTGAAGAAATAAGTAAGGAATTGAACTTATCGCCTGATTATATTTATAACCGAATATCTAGAGGAAAAAAGAAATTGCAAGATATGAAAAGGAGGCTTTATTATGAATAAGTTGCTTTTAAAAGCTTTTAATTATATTAACTACTCAGAAACTGAATTAAATGATTATGAAGCCGTTTCTATAGATTCAGATATAAACTTGGAAAATAGGAAAAAGTTGATTAAAGAAAAGATTAAAATTAAAAATTCTTTAGATTGTGATAATACTGTTCTATCAAACTTATTAGATAATGAAGAATTACTAGAAAGATTTAGAGGACAAAGTACAGCTTTTAGTTTTTGGATTAATATGAATGCCTTTAACTATAGAGCTTATGTACCTTATATGATTAGAGATATAGGGCAATATTACACCTTTTATTTAACCAACAAAAGACTTGTAATTTTAGAGACCAATCAACTCCAAAAAATCAAAAAAAGTTTGTTTATAGATTTAAAAGATATCTCAAAATTTGAATACAAGGAAAAATCTTATGGGTTTAAATTTATAATTAAATTTAAAAGAATAGAAGAAAAATACGATTTTAGAGAAAGTTATTTTTTATTTGGAGACTATTTTAAATATTCTTATAGATTTAAAGTATCAAGTAAAATTGCTAGAAAAATAATACCTATTTTAGATAGCACTATTAATTATGACTAATTTTAAAGCTGTCCCAAATTATTTTGAGACAGCTTTATTTTACTTTAAATTTCCTACAATTTTAGTTCCATGTAACTCTCTTGCTCCAGTAGCTTCTGCTATACGTTTAAAATTTTCAGAAGTTATACCTCCTCCTGGCAAAATTATTATTTTCTTATTTGCATATTTTATTAGTTCAGCAAGTTCGTTTATATTTTTTTCAGCCTTGTCAGCCCCACCTTTAGTCAAAATCCTGTCTACTCCCAAATCTGCTAATATATCTATTGCTTCCTTTTTATCTTGAATTTCATCAAATGCCATATGAAAAGTTATACTCATAGGCTTAGCAAGCTTGATTAAATTCTTCATTATTTCAACATCAATTTTATTTTCTTTATTTAATACACCTACTACAATTCCATTTATACCTAAATGCCTGCACTCTTGAATATCCATCTTCATAATTTCGATTTCGTCTTCGGTATAAACAAAGTCTCCTCCTCTTGGCCTTATAATCACATTAAATGGAGTTTTT from Clostridium sp. 'White wine YQ' includes:
- a CDS encoding copper homeostasis protein CutC, giving the protein MEYILEAAVGSFIEAKIAEELGADRIEYCDNMLEGGTTPSIGSITIAKKVLKTPFNVIIRPRGGDFVYTEDEIEIMKMDIQECRHLGINGIVVGVLNKENKIDVEIMKNLIKLAKPMSITFHMAFDEIQDKKEAIDILADLGVDRILTKGGADKAEKNINELAELIKYANKKIIILPGGGITSENFKRIAEATGARELHGTKIVGNLK
- a CDS encoding sigma-70 family RNA polymerase sigma factor, whose protein sequence is MTDTKIINGLRDQDTKSLDLVIDNYGKLIYAVINNILDRSHNKNYIDECFDDILLNIWYNIDCFDENKGIFKNWIISIAKFKAIDYKRKFSRSQSNVDISSTDIAESSNIEEDLTLKEEYEELFKLIEKLGEVDRNIFLKKYINEESIEEISKELNLSPDYIYNRISRGKKKLQDMKRRLYYE
- a CDS encoding PH domain-containing protein; translated protein: MNKLLLKAFNYINYSETELNDYEAVSIDSDINLENRKKLIKEKIKIKNSLDCDNTVLSNLLDNEELLERFRGQSTAFSFWINMNAFNYRAYVPYMIRDIGQYYTFYLTNKRLVILETNQLQKIKKSLFIDLKDISKFEYKEKSYGFKFIIKFKRIEEKYDFRESYFLFGDYFKYSYRFKVSSKIARKIIPILDSTINYD